A stretch of DNA from Micropterus dolomieu isolate WLL.071019.BEF.003 ecotype Adirondacks unplaced genomic scaffold, ASM2129224v1 contig_12363, whole genome shotgun sequence:
AGGCTCATATCAGGCAAAGCTCGTATTATTACAAAGGGCAGCCGACAGTACGTTGATTTAAACCGAGACAAAGGCACTCTTGTTATTAAAGAGCGAATCGACCGAGAAGAACTGTGTGGAAAGACGACGCCCTGTAGCTTTAGTTTCGAGGTCATTTTAGAGAATCCAATCCAGCTTTATCGGGTGACGGTGGAGGTAACAGACATAAACGATAACAGTCCGTCGTTCCCAAAGGATGAAATCAATTTGAAAATTGTTGAAAGTGTTGCATTAGGGACTCGTTTCACTTTGGTGAGTGCTGATGACCCTGATGTTGGTGTTAATGATATTCAAAAATACACTCTTAAACCGTCAGACAATTTCAAATTGGAGGTACAGAGCCAGCCTAATGGAGGAACATTTATCGAAATGGTTTTACAAAACCCGTTAGACCGAGAAAAAGTGGAGACTCACACACTCGTGCTGATTGCTTCAGATGGAGGTGAGCCGCATAGATCAGGGACAGTGCGTATTCATATCACTGTGCTGGATGCTAACGATAACGCGCCAGTTTGTAGCCAGCCTGTTTATAAAgcagatgtgaaggagaattctCCTGAAGGAACTGTGGTAACCACTGTTAGTGCAAATGACCCAGATAAAGGAGTTAATGGAGAGGTAACGTATTC
This window harbors:
- the LOC123966049 gene encoding protocadherin gamma-A10-like, which produces MASMRITARRGRWQALFVILCLFKLSSVTGQARYSVPEEQAEGSFVGNIARDLGLDVARLISGKARIITKGSRQYVDLNRDKGTLVIKERIDREELCGKTTPCSFSFEVILENPIQLYRVTVEVTDINDNSPSFPKDEINLKIVESVALGTRFTLVSADDPDVGVNDIQKYTLKPSDNFKLEVQSQPNGGTFIEMVLQNPLDREKVETHTLVLIASDGGEPHRSGTVRIHITVLDANDNAPVCSQPVYKADVKENSPEGTVVTTVSANDPDKGVNGE